In a single window of the Candidatus Deferrimicrobiaceae bacterium genome:
- a CDS encoding FAD-dependent oxidoreductase, translating into MILVLGAGVAGLAAAETLRRAGREFLVLEKEDAPGGWCRSSLVGGYRFDMSGHFLHTADPVLRTELQALPGLGWSKVTRRARVFLEGRLTPFPFQVNLHGHDAALVGRCLKDFAAERIREALSGSAPPANLAEWFERRFGAAMCRAFFSPYNRKMWRRPLSSMTYEWTDWSVPVPTFDEVLAGARGEGRRDGGYNATFLYPRRGGIGALPAAMAVPLSGRVRTRAEALSIDLRHKTVTTSAGDTIPFSALISTIPLPELARRSRGGAASIGEAGRRLSWIKVLALNVGVRHPGRFDGHWHYVPGGDFPFFRVGCLSNVSPRVAPKGCASYFAEKSFRAGSRLDVEKETGAMLDGLARLGAIGSRSVVEAVSPVVLDPGYVVFDRARQEAVPRLRSAFARRGVFTAGRYGAWDYFGMEKSIADGRRAAKEAASFRG; encoded by the coding sequence ATGATCCTCGTCCTGGGGGCAGGGGTAGCGGGGCTCGCCGCCGCCGAGACGCTGCGGCGTGCGGGCCGCGAGTTTCTCGTCCTCGAAAAGGAGGATGCGCCCGGGGGATGGTGCCGGTCGTCCCTGGTGGGTGGTTATCGGTTCGACATGAGCGGCCACTTCCTGCACACGGCGGATCCCGTCCTTCGCACCGAGCTGCAGGCGCTGCCCGGCTTGGGCTGGTCCAAGGTCACACGCCGGGCGCGTGTCTTCCTGGAAGGACGGTTGACCCCTTTCCCATTCCAGGTCAACCTGCACGGCCACGACGCCGCGCTGGTCGGGCGCTGCCTCAAGGATTTCGCGGCCGAGCGGATTCGGGAGGCGCTATCCGGCAGCGCGCCTCCGGCCAACCTCGCCGAATGGTTCGAGCGGCGGTTCGGCGCCGCGATGTGTCGGGCCTTCTTTTCTCCCTACAACCGAAAGATGTGGCGCCGCCCGCTTTCGTCGATGACTTACGAGTGGACCGACTGGTCCGTGCCGGTCCCCACGTTCGACGAGGTGCTGGCCGGCGCGCGCGGGGAAGGCCGCCGCGACGGCGGGTACAACGCGACGTTCCTTTACCCGCGCCGCGGCGGCATCGGGGCGTTGCCGGCCGCAATGGCCGTCCCGCTTTCCGGCCGGGTCCGGACGCGCGCCGAGGCGCTCTCGATCGACCTCCGGCATAAGACGGTCACGACCTCTGCGGGCGACACGATCCCTTTCTCCGCGCTCATCTCGACGATTCCGCTGCCCGAGCTCGCCCGGCGGTCCCGGGGCGGCGCCGCTTCGATCGGCGAGGCGGGGCGCCGCCTTTCCTGGATCAAGGTGCTCGCCCTCAATGTCGGGGTGCGCCATCCGGGTCGCTTCGACGGCCACTGGCACTACGTTCCCGGGGGCGACTTTCCGTTTTTCCGGGTCGGCTGCCTCTCCAACGTCTCCCCGCGCGTCGCCCCGAAAGGGTGCGCTTCGTATTTCGCCGAGAAGAGTTTTCGGGCGGGAAGTCGGCTGGATGTCGAGAAGGAAACCGGCGCCATGCTCGATGGGCTGGCGCGCCTGGGTGCGATCGGCTCCCGGAGCGTGGTCGAGGCCGTGTCGCCGGTCGTCCTCGATCCCGGCTATGTCGTGTTCGACCGGGCACGCCAAGAGGCCGTGCCGCGGCTCCGGTCGGCGTTCGCGCGGCGGGGGGTGTTTACCGCGGGACGATACGGGGCGTGGGACTATTTCGGCATGGAGAAATCGATCGCCGACGGGCGGCGCGCGGCGAAGGAAGCGGCTTCCTTTCGTGGGTGA
- a CDS encoding glycosyltransferase: MGERIRVVHVITRLEWGGAQENTLFTVGALDRKRFEPVLVSGVGGLLDGRAGTIPGCRWFPVPSLVRDLRPIADVRAVLALRRLFREIKAESPAPLIVHTHSSKAGILGRAAARMAGADVVIHSIHGFGFHGGQTPALRSLYVGLERMAAGRTDAFIAVSEENIRTGVLEGIFGPERCRLIRSGFDTRRFLLGERARGRGLLGIPEGVPVVGTVAVFKSQKAPLDFVAVARRLAGEVPEARFVMVGDGEERPAVEKAIREAGLSERFVLAGWREEVPDLLRAFDVFLLTSRWEGLPKVVPQALIAGIPVVATAVDGTSEIVDDGIDGFLAPPGDIESLSDRVAAVIRGDSGLRPGFKREALIRAFDQDEMVRDQEKLYNELLDKKGIGG, encoded by the coding sequence GTGGGTGAGCGGATCCGCGTCGTCCATGTCATCACGCGCCTCGAATGGGGCGGCGCCCAGGAGAACACCTTGTTCACGGTCGGCGCGCTCGACCGGAAACGATTCGAGCCGGTGCTCGTCAGCGGCGTGGGCGGGTTGCTCGACGGAAGGGCGGGGACCATTCCGGGGTGCCGCTGGTTTCCCGTCCCGTCGCTGGTCCGGGACCTACGCCCGATCGCCGATGTTCGTGCGGTGCTTGCGCTGCGGCGGCTGTTCCGGGAGATCAAGGCCGAGAGTCCCGCACCGCTCATCGTCCACACGCACAGCTCCAAGGCCGGAATCCTGGGCCGGGCCGCCGCCCGGATGGCGGGCGCCGACGTCGTCATCCACTCGATCCACGGGTTCGGGTTCCACGGCGGGCAGACTCCCGCGCTCCGGTCGCTCTATGTCGGGCTCGAGCGGATGGCTGCGGGCCGAACCGATGCGTTCATCGCCGTCTCGGAGGAAAACATCCGGACGGGCGTCCTCGAAGGCATCTTCGGGCCGGAAAGGTGCCGGCTGATCCGGAGCGGATTCGACACGCGGCGCTTCCTCCTGGGTGAACGGGCGCGCGGCCGCGGTCTGTTGGGAATCCCCGAAGGGGTGCCTGTCGTGGGGACCGTGGCCGTCTTCAAGTCGCAGAAGGCACCGTTGGACTTCGTGGCCGTGGCGCGGCGGCTGGCCGGGGAAGTGCCCGAGGCGCGGTTCGTCATGGTCGGGGACGGGGAAGAGCGCCCGGCTGTCGAGAAGGCGATCCGGGAGGCGGGGCTTTCAGAGCGGTTCGTCCTGGCCGGGTGGCGGGAGGAGGTGCCCGACCTGTTGCGCGCCTTCGACGTGTTTCTTCTGACGTCCCGCTGGGAAGGGCTTCCGAAGGTCGTTCCCCAGGCGCTGATCGCCGGGATTCCGGTCGTGGCCACGGCCGTCGACGGGACGTCCGAGATCGTCGACGACGGGATCGACGGCTTCCTCGCACCGCCCGGCGATATCGAGTCGCTTTCCGACCGCGTGGCGGCGGTAATCCGGGGAGACAGCGGTCTTCGTCCCGGGTTCAAGCGGGAGGCGCTGATCCGCGCGTTCGATCAGGACGAGATGGTCCGGGACCAGGAAAAGCTCTACAACGAACTACTCGACAAGAAGGGAATCGGCGGATGA
- a CDS encoding prepilin peptidase, producing MIFVIAAAGVLGLCLGSFFNVLIYRLPLEQSIVSPGSRCPGCGRAIRAWENIPVLSFILLRGRCAGCGVAISWRYPLVELLTGAGFALLAWADLPAGTVIPHDGIAFFPPGALAALLRDLVFFSFLVPIVFIDIDHRIIPDEFSLGGLAAGLALSFLPAGGTGLPGWEGSFGGGLLGGGILYATAWGYERATSREGMGGGDIKLIAMIGAFIGWRGALLTIFGASIAGVAGGMIAMRKGEEGLKTAIPFGPYLCLAALVSRYAGEAFWSFLLR from the coding sequence ATGATTTTCGTGATCGCGGCCGCGGGCGTGCTCGGCCTTTGCCTCGGCAGCTTCTTCAACGTCCTGATCTATCGGCTGCCGCTGGAGCAGTCCATCGTGTCGCCCGGCTCCCGCTGTCCGGGCTGCGGTCGGGCGATCCGGGCCTGGGAGAACATCCCGGTGCTGAGTTTCATCCTGTTGCGGGGGCGTTGCGCCGGCTGCGGCGTCGCCATCTCCTGGCGCTATCCGCTGGTCGAATTGCTGACCGGCGCGGGCTTCGCCCTGCTCGCCTGGGCCGACCTCCCTGCCGGAACCGTGATTCCCCATGACGGAATTGCCTTTTTCCCGCCCGGCGCCCTTGCGGCGCTCCTGCGGGACCTCGTCTTCTTCTCCTTCCTGGTCCCGATCGTGTTCATCGACATCGACCATCGGATCATCCCCGACGAGTTTTCACTCGGCGGGCTGGCGGCGGGGCTGGCGCTTTCCTTCCTCCCGGCCGGAGGAACCGGCCTTCCTGGCTGGGAAGGCAGTTTCGGCGGGGGGCTCCTCGGCGGCGGGATTCTCTATGCGACCGCCTGGGGGTATGAGCGGGCCACGTCCCGGGAGGGCATGGGCGGCGGCGATATCAAGCTGATTGCGATGATCGGGGCTTTCATCGGCTGGCGCGGGGCACTGCTGACGATCTTCGGCGCGTCGATTGCAGGGGTCGCGGGGGGCATGATCGCCATGCGCAAGGGGGAGGAGGGGCTCAAAACCGCGATCCCGTTCGGGCCCTATCTCTGTCTTGCCGCTCTGGTATCGCGCTATGCAGGGGAAGCGTTCTGGTCGTTTCTTCTACGTTAG
- a CDS encoding helix-turn-helix domain-containing protein: protein MGTADLKLETNNVKKIREGLLLSKAELARRAGISVLTLDRVEKGMNCRMDTKRKIILSLGLQLTDRDKVFSNP from the coding sequence GTGGGAACAGCGGATCTCAAGCTCGAGACGAACAACGTCAAGAAGATTCGTGAAGGTCTTTTGTTGAGCAAGGCGGAGCTCGCGCGCCGCGCCGGCATCTCGGTCCTGACGCTCGACCGGGTCGAAAAAGGGATGAACTGCCGCATGGATACCAAACGGAAGATCATCCTTTCGCTCGGCCTCCAGTTGACGGATCGGGATAAAGTTTTCAGCAACCCCTGA
- the pilM gene encoding type IV pilus assembly protein PilM, translated as MGIFGSKEVIGLDIGSSSIKLAHLKMVGAECRLRKFGAIPLPSDAIVDGAIMDHASVIEGIKTALRDLKVHEKEVITSLSGHSVIIKKVVLPTTTPEDLEESIHWEVEQYIPFDIKDVKIDFQVIGPLKEDPAKMDVLLVAVKSDLVNDYISVVKDAGLTPTVVDIDSIAAGNAFEFCHPVSEDQVPMVINVGASFMNINILHGGVPLFTRDVPMGGGIYTSEIQKQLAVSFETAEELKTGRKEAGDRSDRLTEIMRTVSNILSTEAQRSYNFFSATYPDRLVTKVYLTGGAAGSQFLKELLAEKIGVEVELFDPLQGLVVEERTVDPAVVAQYSMAATVAIGLALRNVEDRR; from the coding sequence ATGGGAATCTTCGGATCAAAAGAAGTCATCGGTCTCGACATCGGGTCCAGCTCGATCAAGCTGGCGCACCTCAAGATGGTGGGCGCCGAGTGCCGCCTGCGCAAATTCGGGGCGATCCCCCTCCCGTCCGACGCCATCGTCGACGGGGCCATCATGGATCACGCCTCGGTGATCGAAGGCATCAAGACCGCTCTGCGCGACCTGAAGGTGCACGAAAAGGAAGTGATCACCTCGCTCTCGGGCCACTCGGTCATCATCAAGAAGGTGGTCCTGCCCACGACGACCCCCGAAGACCTCGAGGAGTCCATCCACTGGGAGGTCGAGCAGTACATCCCGTTCGACATCAAGGACGTCAAGATCGACTTCCAGGTGATCGGCCCCCTCAAGGAAGATCCCGCCAAGATGGATGTCCTCCTGGTCGCCGTCAAGAGCGACCTGGTCAACGACTACATCTCGGTCGTCAAGGACGCGGGTCTGACGCCCACCGTGGTCGACATCGACTCGATCGCCGCCGGCAACGCCTTCGAATTCTGCCATCCGGTCTCCGAAGACCAGGTGCCAATGGTGATCAACGTGGGTGCCTCTTTCATGAACATCAACATCCTTCACGGCGGAGTTCCTCTGTTCACACGCGATGTCCCGATGGGGGGCGGCATTTACACCTCCGAGATCCAGAAGCAGCTGGCCGTCAGCTTCGAGACCGCCGAAGAGCTCAAGACGGGCAGGAAAGAGGCGGGTGACCGGTCCGACAGACTGACCGAGATCATGCGTACCGTCTCGAACATCCTTTCGACCGAGGCACAGCGCTCCTACAACTTCTTTTCTGCGACCTACCCCGATCGGCTGGTTACCAAGGTCTACCTGACCGGCGGTGCCGCCGGCTCGCAGTTCCTCAAGGAGTTGCTTGCCGAGAAGATCGGGGTCGAGGTCGAGCTGTTCGATCCGCTGCAGGGGCTCGTCGTGGAAGAGCGAACGGTCGACCCGGCGGTGGTGGCGCAGTACAGCATGGCGGCCACGGTGGCCATCGGCCTCGCGCTGCGCAATGTGGAGGATCGTCGATGA
- a CDS encoding PilN domain-containing protein, translating to MIRINLIRGKRKKGRELNFDFLYLLVPLAFLGGVFFYHQTLTARLEKSATDIQAAQTEIIRLKKEIGEVEKFKVRKAELQKKVDIISSLQANRTGPLKTFEALTASVPEKCWLESLKIEGRKVTATGMALNNNTIANFMTALGQSGRFTDVTLGSADQASYLDTKLVRFNLTFQTTDNTAQQRPG from the coding sequence ATGATCCGGATAAACCTGATCCGGGGCAAGCGCAAGAAGGGGCGGGAGCTCAATTTCGATTTCCTTTACCTGCTTGTCCCCCTGGCATTTCTGGGTGGCGTGTTCTTCTATCACCAGACGCTGACGGCCCGGCTCGAAAAGTCTGCGACCGATATCCAGGCGGCCCAGACCGAGATCATCCGTCTCAAGAAAGAGATCGGCGAGGTCGAGAAGTTCAAGGTCCGCAAGGCCGAGCTTCAGAAAAAGGTGGATATCATCTCCAGCCTTCAGGCCAACCGTACCGGTCCCCTCAAGACGTTCGAGGCGCTGACTGCCTCCGTTCCGGAAAAGTGCTGGCTCGAGTCGCTCAAGATCGAAGGGCGCAAGGTTACGGCGACGGGCATGGCGCTCAACAACAACACGATCGCGAATTTCATGACGGCGCTGGGACAGAGCGGACGGTTCACCGATGTCACGCTGGGGTCGGCCGACCAGGCCTCCTACCTCGACACCAAGCTCGTCCGGTTCAATCTGACTTTCCAGACCACGGACAATACGGCGCAGCAGCGCCCGGGGTAA
- a CDS encoding type 4a pilus biogenesis protein PilO: protein MAINLGDLSKVPAKQKILLVLLVCVLIGAGYFYLFYTGTAQQITQQEGNLAELNSKIKEQEVIARNLPSFRAEVKRLETQLEVLLEQLPNSAEIPNLLRTVSDLGKESGFEFLKFAPKEESRKDFYAEIPVAVTVQGDYHSFALFTDKVAHLPRIVNISNIDFTAPKVSPDGAVAVNVSCTATTYRFLEQAAKPAGTDNTAGSAKGKAK, encoded by the coding sequence ATGGCAATCAATTTGGGGGACCTCTCGAAGGTCCCGGCGAAACAGAAGATCCTCCTTGTTCTCCTCGTTTGCGTCCTGATCGGGGCCGGCTATTTCTACCTCTTCTACACGGGGACAGCCCAGCAGATCACCCAGCAGGAAGGCAATCTGGCGGAACTCAACAGCAAGATCAAGGAGCAGGAAGTCATTGCTCGCAACCTGCCGTCGTTCCGCGCAGAGGTCAAGCGGCTCGAGACGCAGCTCGAGGTCCTGCTCGAGCAGCTTCCGAACTCGGCCGAGATCCCCAATCTCCTGCGCACCGTTTCCGACCTCGGCAAGGAATCAGGGTTCGAATTCCTGAAGTTTGCGCCCAAAGAGGAATCCAGGAAGGATTTCTACGCGGAGATCCCCGTCGCAGTCACGGTGCAGGGCGACTATCACAGCTTTGCGCTGTTTACCGACAAGGTGGCCCACCTGCCCCGGATCGTCAACATTTCCAACATCGATTTCACGGCCCCGAAGGTCAGCCCGGACGGAGCGGTTGCGGTAAACGTCTCGTGCACGGCGACGACCTATCGGTTCCTCGAGCAAGCGGCAAAGCCGGCCGGGACCGACAACACTGCCGGCTCCGCAAAAGGAAAGGCAAAATGA
- a CDS encoding pilus assembly protein PilP — protein MRRNCLRLPALLMSIPFLVAAYSGCAKEENVANQPIVRKAVPKKTAEAVAAHSGGDNTVAVKAAEAPAYNPAGKRDPFMPFLRPVVKVPVTVEVPTGPPTLLTQDLGAFKYVGMIWTPRAVRGLVEDVDGKGYTVTVGSHLGRGGAVVTRINDKEIVVKESSRDYAGAEVVRETSLKLKSAGGKR, from the coding sequence ATGAGGCGAAACTGCTTGCGCCTCCCGGCGCTGCTGATGTCGATCCCCTTCCTGGTTGCGGCTTATTCCGGATGCGCCAAGGAAGAGAACGTCGCGAATCAGCCGATCGTTCGGAAGGCGGTCCCGAAAAAAACGGCTGAAGCCGTTGCCGCCCATAGCGGCGGGGACAACACGGTTGCGGTAAAAGCTGCGGAAGCCCCTGCCTACAATCCGGCGGGAAAGCGCGACCCGTTCATGCCGTTTCTAAGGCCCGTCGTCAAGGTGCCGGTGACCGTCGAAGTTCCCACGGGCCCCCCGACGCTGCTGACCCAGGATCTTGGGGCGTTCAAGTACGTCGGCATGATCTGGACTCCGCGTGCCGTCCGTGGACTCGTCGAGGATGTCGATGGCAAGGGGTACACCGTGACCGTGGGATCCCACCTTGGGCGCGGGGGCGCTGTCGTGACCCGCATCAACGACAAGGAGATCGTGGTCAAAGAATCGTCCAGGGACTACGCCGGCGCCGAGGTCGTGCGCGAGACTTCCCTCAAGCTCAAGAGCGCAGGAGGAAAAAGATGA
- the pilQ gene encoding type IV pilus secretin PilQ codes for MMKLSRGVCRGGRRPAWLAALILLPLAVAVPSRVPAAEADVPAAVKPAESQAVKVKDVTVSKTPYSTVVEAVVDGKIENYNSFKLNDPFRIVVDIWGVQQGSAAPEIQVGTPQVKSVKLSQQDNKLRLLVETPNGRPMPFLVTTDGGKLSLSIGGSMEEKVTSLDRNGKAESGKASIVGVDLEDLPEASRVVITTSGKPAHKTIKKKGDVTLLFPGTVIAPGLQRAIDARTLGLPVREIIPAGGKKNVASISVRYNQGAAFSIDERENAVVVSFPRKGAIAKSTVVARVTENKEPAAETAPSVPEVPATPVFDSPVAPGAPAGKWGFVTAEGASVKKYRGQRISMDFKDADLQNVFRILAEVSNLNIVTTDDVKGKVTLRLVNVPWDQALDLVLQSKALGASMEGNILRVAPLVTLRAEEKSRLENLKENEKLKAQLESETETIPVNYGKAGDLQDKVKGMLSEGGKVQIDDRTNMLIVRDLRKNIDDVKALLGQLDTPIPQVLIEARIVEVDTSFAKDIGVQWGGSWNSQGSTKIGIGGFQDTSGAPVPGQPLNNTTPYTSATLPTFAINLPAAVGAGAGGGINFGILRDNIRLDLSLSALESAGKLKIVSSPKVVTIDNKEALIEQGTQIPYSTVSASGTQTQFIDATLSLKVTPHITPEGSVIMKLEAKNDSQGELGIDGKPAINKKKATTEVLVKDGDTAVIGGILQVSRNESTSGVPWFSRIPMIGWMFKRETGSARNRELLIFVTPRVMKGEPSQAAR; via the coding sequence ATGATGAAGCTGTCCCGGGGGGTTTGCAGAGGCGGGCGTCGTCCAGCCTGGCTGGCCGCCCTGATCCTGTTGCCGCTGGCTGTCGCAGTACCGTCCCGGGTGCCGGCCGCGGAGGCCGACGTGCCGGCGGCCGTCAAGCCCGCCGAATCGCAGGCCGTCAAGGTGAAGGACGTCACCGTTTCCAAGACGCCCTACAGCACGGTCGTCGAAGCCGTCGTCGACGGGAAGATCGAAAACTACAATTCCTTCAAACTGAACGACCCATTCCGGATCGTGGTCGATATCTGGGGCGTCCAGCAAGGCAGCGCGGCTCCCGAGATTCAGGTCGGCACCCCTCAGGTGAAATCGGTCAAGCTTTCCCAACAGGACAACAAGCTTCGTCTGCTGGTAGAGACGCCCAACGGGCGCCCGATGCCTTTCCTTGTGACCACCGACGGCGGGAAGCTCTCGCTCTCCATCGGCGGGAGCATGGAAGAAAAGGTCACCAGCCTCGACCGGAACGGAAAGGCCGAATCGGGCAAGGCTTCCATCGTCGGAGTCGATCTCGAGGATCTACCGGAGGCGTCTCGGGTCGTCATCACGACATCGGGGAAGCCGGCCCACAAAACCATCAAGAAAAAGGGCGATGTGACGCTGCTGTTTCCCGGCACCGTGATCGCTCCCGGACTGCAGAGGGCGATCGACGCCCGGACGCTCGGGTTGCCCGTTCGGGAGATCATCCCCGCCGGCGGCAAGAAAAATGTCGCTTCCATCTCGGTTCGTTATAACCAGGGCGCCGCCTTTTCGATCGATGAGCGCGAGAACGCAGTCGTCGTCAGCTTCCCTCGAAAGGGAGCGATCGCCAAATCGACCGTCGTCGCCCGTGTGACCGAGAACAAGGAGCCCGCCGCGGAAACTGCCCCGTCGGTCCCCGAGGTCCCGGCGACCCCCGTCTTCGATTCCCCGGTTGCGCCCGGAGCGCCTGCGGGAAAGTGGGGCTTCGTGACCGCCGAGGGCGCCAGCGTCAAGAAGTACCGGGGCCAGCGCATTTCGATGGACTTCAAGGATGCGGATCTCCAGAACGTGTTCCGGATCCTGGCCGAGGTCAGTAATCTCAACATCGTCACGACCGACGACGTCAAGGGCAAGGTGACGCTCCGGCTGGTGAACGTGCCCTGGGACCAGGCGCTCGACCTGGTGCTCCAGTCCAAGGCGCTCGGCGCCTCGATGGAAGGCAACATCCTGCGCGTCGCGCCGTTGGTCACGCTTCGTGCCGAAGAGAAATCCCGGCTCGAGAACCTCAAGGAAAACGAGAAGCTGAAGGCGCAGCTCGAGTCCGAGACCGAGACCATCCCGGTCAACTACGGGAAGGCCGGCGATCTTCAGGACAAGGTCAAGGGGATGCTTTCCGAGGGCGGGAAGGTCCAGATCGACGACCGGACCAACATGCTCATCGTCCGTGACTTGCGCAAGAACATCGACGACGTCAAGGCGCTCCTGGGGCAGCTCGATACGCCGATCCCGCAGGTTCTGATCGAGGCGCGCATCGTCGAGGTCGACACCTCGTTCGCCAAGGATATCGGCGTACAGTGGGGCGGTTCCTGGAACAGCCAGGGGAGCACCAAGATCGGCATCGGCGGCTTCCAGGACACGTCTGGGGCGCCCGTGCCCGGCCAGCCGTTGAACAACACGACGCCGTACACTTCCGCGACGCTCCCGACCTTCGCCATCAACCTTCCGGCCGCGGTCGGCGCCGGCGCGGGCGGCGGCATCAACTTCGGCATCCTCCGCGACAATATCCGTCTGGACCTTTCACTCTCCGCGCTCGAGTCGGCCGGCAAGCTCAAGATCGTTTCCTCGCCCAAGGTCGTCACGATCGACAACAAGGAAGCGCTGATCGAGCAGGGCACCCAGATCCCCTATTCTACGGTCTCCGCCTCAGGCACGCAGACGCAGTTCATCGACGCGACCCTGAGCCTCAAGGTGACGCCCCACATCACCCCCGAGGGAAGCGTCATCATGAAGCTCGAGGCCAAGAACGACTCCCAGGGCGAGCTCGGCATCGACGGGAAACCGGCCATCAACAAGAAAAAGGCCACGACCGAGGTGCTCGTCAAGGATGGCGATACGGCCGTTATCGGCGGCATTCTTCAGGTCAGCCGGAATGAAAGCACCTCCGGAGTTCCCTGGTTCTCCCGCATCCCCATGATCGGCTGGATGTTCAAGCGCGAGACCGGGAGCGCCAGAAACAGGGAGTTGCTGATCTTCGTGACCCCGCGGGTCATGAAAGGGGAGCCCTCCCAGGCCGCAAGATGA
- the aroC gene encoding chorismate synthase produces the protein MAPFTFRTAGETHGPALVTLVDGMPAGVPVRTSDIDRELARRQVGYGRGGRMKIERDQVELLSGIRFGQTLGGPVAMMIRNLDWPNWTKTMAQTGGRGDVPPLDTARPGHADLSGVLKYGHDDVRNVLERASARETAARVMAGTLARLLLEPLGVRVMGQVLSIGKVRVPEGIAGDPARAASSEKSELRLADSVSEEKARRLIDRAIRTGTSVGGVVEVIALGVPPGLGSFVSWDRKLDARLAHAVMSIQAIKGVEIGDGMAGADLPGSGVHDEIFPRSRRGNPLMGGFALPFHRKTNRAGGVEGGMSNGEPVLIRAAMKPIPTQAAPLRTIRTGDWKAVLAHKERSDVCAVPACSVVAEAMVAIVLADAFLEKFGGDSLSEIQYNYKGYLDSIFGRRP, from the coding sequence ATCGCACCCTTCACATTCAGGACCGCAGGCGAGACGCATGGCCCCGCGCTCGTCACATTGGTCGATGGGATGCCGGCCGGAGTCCCGGTCAGGACGTCCGACATCGACCGGGAGCTGGCGCGCAGGCAGGTAGGGTACGGCCGCGGCGGACGCATGAAGATCGAGCGCGACCAGGTCGAGCTGCTTTCCGGTATCCGGTTCGGACAGACGCTGGGCGGGCCGGTCGCGATGATGATCCGGAACCTCGACTGGCCCAACTGGACGAAGACGATGGCACAAACGGGAGGGCGGGGCGATGTCCCACCGCTTGATACCGCGCGCCCAGGGCACGCCGACCTTTCCGGCGTTCTCAAGTACGGGCACGACGACGTCCGCAATGTGCTCGAGAGGGCCAGTGCCAGGGAAACCGCGGCGCGGGTCATGGCCGGGACGCTGGCCCGCCTGTTGCTCGAGCCTCTCGGCGTGCGCGTCATGGGGCAGGTACTCTCCATCGGCAAGGTGCGCGTACCGGAAGGCATAGCCGGCGATCCGGCACGCGCGGCCTCCTCGGAAAAAAGCGAGTTGCGGCTGGCCGACTCCGTCTCGGAAGAAAAGGCGCGTCGGTTGATCGATCGCGCGATCCGGACCGGGACCAGCGTCGGCGGGGTCGTCGAGGTGATCGCGCTCGGTGTTCCGCCCGGGCTTGGCTCTTTCGTTTCCTGGGATCGGAAGCTCGACGCGCGCCTCGCGCATGCCGTCATGAGCATCCAGGCGATCAAGGGGGTCGAGATCGGCGACGGCATGGCCGGCGCCGATCTTCCCGGGAGCGGCGTCCACGACGAGATCTTTCCCCGCAGCCGCCGCGGCAACCCGCTCATGGGCGGGTTCGCGCTGCCCTTCCACCGGAAGACCAACCGGGCAGGAGGCGTGGAGGGCGGCATGAGCAATGGGGAACCGGTGCTTATCCGGGCGGCGATGAAACCGATCCCGACGCAGGCGGCTCCGCTTCGCACGATCAGGACAGGCGACTGGAAGGCGGTCTTGGCCCACAAAGAACGCAGCGACGTCTGTGCGGTCCCGGCCTGTTCCGTCGTGGCCGAGGCAATGGTTGCCATCGTCCTGGCCGACGCGTTCCTCGAAAAATTCGGGGGCGATTCGCTGTCCGAAATCCAATATAATTACAAGGGTTATCTGGATTCGATCTTCGGGCGGCGCCCTTGA
- a CDS encoding shikimate kinase, giving the protein MTGSPFGVVLVGFMGAGKTAVGKTVARLTGAEFVDIDTLIEAEASMLVSEIFHALGEAGFREIERRLVGQAVSTPGRIIATGGGAFLDPGNRALLKGYAPVVHLDVSPENVLKRVGKDTRRPLLQGEDRERKVRALMAHRRTTYEEADITISTDSRSVAEVAALVVSRVTGVRGAAR; this is encoded by the coding sequence TTGACGGGCAGTCCCTTCGGCGTCGTTCTGGTCGGCTTCATGGGGGCGGGCAAGACCGCCGTCGGAAAGACGGTCGCTCGCCTGACCGGAGCCGAGTTCGTCGATATCGATACGCTCATCGAGGCCGAGGCGAGCATGCTGGTTTCAGAGATCTTCCACGCGCTCGGCGAGGCCGGGTTCCGGGAGATCGAGCGGCGGCTTGTCGGGCAGGCCGTATCGACGCCCGGACGGATCATCGCGACGGGCGGCGGCGCGTTCCTCGACCCCGGGAACCGCGCCCTGCTGAAGGGATACGCCCCCGTGGTCCATCTCGACGTCTCGCCCGAAAACGTGCTCAAGCGCGTGGGAAAGGACACCCGGAGACCCTTGCTCCAGGGCGAAGACCGTGAGAGAAAGGTTCGTGCGCTGATGGCGCACCGGCGGACCACCTACGAGGAGGCCGACATCACCATTTCCACAGACAGCAGGTCCGTCGCCGAAGTCGCGGCGCTCGTCGTCTCGCGCGTCACGGGCGTCCGGGGGGCCGCGCGGTGA